DNA from Bradyrhizobium japonicum USDA 6:
ACGTGACCGTCGGTTGATTGAGCAAGCCCCGATATCGTCAGCTCATCCTGCTCTCAGGGGAGAGGGCGGGATGAATCCCGCCCTTCCATCGTCAGATAGTCGGATGAAGGTCGCGAACCGGGCTCACCTCCTCGAGGAGCGAGGCGACCTTGAGCACCGTCGATTCCGCCAGCCAGGACGAGACGACTTGCACACCGATCGGAAGACCGTCGCGGCTCGTTCCGAATCGCATCGAGAGAGCGGGCATTCCCGTCAGGCTGAACGGTGATGTCGCGCTCATCACGTGGAACGGCGAAACCGTGACGCCATCGACCACGACGTCGTTGAGACCATGCCTGGTCGCGGGGAACGGGGTTACCGGGCAGAGCAGCACATCGTAGCGCCTGAAGTATTCGGCGAAGCTGTCGCGAAGGCGCTCTATGGCCTGCTCGGCGGCGACGAAGTCGGCGATCGGCGTATCTGGTGCATCAAGAACCAGTCTGGCGTGCCTGAAGATCTCGACCTCGTGGCCGGCAGTGACCTTCTCGAACTCGGGTTGGCTTTCCATCTGTTGAAGCTGCCAGAGGACACTGTTGGCATCGGTCTGCTCCACCACTGGCAACCGGACCTGTTCGACGTGGTAGCCAGCACTGCTCAACGCCTGCGCCGCTGCCTTCACCGTCGCGACCACTTCCGGATCGATGGGCCCGAAGAAGCCCGGAGAGGCCATCCAGCCCACGCGAAGCTGACGGGTCGATTTCGTGCCAACGCCTGTATCGAGGCCGGGCGAGCTGATCGAGAAGCCGTCGGCACCGTCGGGGCCTGCCATCAAGGAATAAGCCAGCGCTACGTCGCGAACCGACCGTGCCATCGGACCGATGTGCCAGAAGCGACGTGGCACCCGGGGCCAATGACCTGTCATCGGCATTCGCCCGTGAGTGGCTTTGAAGCCAACGATACCGGTATGCGCCGCCGGCCCGCGCAATGAGATCGAGAGATCGCTGCCCACACCGAGTGGCGACATGCCCGCCGCGATGGCGGCGGATTCACCGCCGCTCGATCCGCCCGGCGTGTAGTCGAGGTTCCAGGGGTTGTTGGTCTGGCCCGTCAGGAGATTATCCGTTTCGATCGAATAGGAGAATTCGGGAGGGTTCGTCTTTGCAATCAGGATAGCGCCGGCGGCTTTCAGCCTAGCCACAACGGTGGCGTCAGTTTCAGGCACACGCCCTCTGAAAATGGGCGAACCACGCTGCGTCAGCACGCCCGCCGTGTCGATCCCATCCTTGACCGTAAAGGGAACGCCATGGAGCGGGCCGAGCTGAGCGCCCGACCTGACTGCGGCCTCGGCCCTCTCTGCGCCTTCCATGGCGCCATCAGCCAGCGTCACGATCGCGTTCAGCTTGGGATTGACCGCCGCGATGCGGTCGAGATGCGCCCGCATGACCTCGACGGGCGAAAGCTCCCGTCGAGCAATGAGCTGGGAGATACGGGTGGCATCCATTCTAACGATATCATCAGTCATATCGATCCTACCTGTCATTTGGTAGGCTGGACATGCCCCTCGTATTTACGGACTTCAATCCCTACCTGCCATTTGGTAGGAACACGTTGAGGTGATCACGATGAGCGACAATGCGAAGGAAGCGATCCTGGCTGCAGCGCGCAGGACAGCTCAGGCCCACGGGTATGGCGGGCTGAACTTCCGCGACATCGGAGCTGAAGTCGGCATCAAGGCTGCAAGCATCTATCACCACTTTCCAGGTAAGGCGGAGCTGGGTGCAGCGGTGGCGAGACGCTATTGGGAGGATACGGCGGCGAACCTCGAAGCTCTTTCAAAAGCGGACGGAAATCCAAAAAAGGCGCTCCGGGCCTATCCGGGACTTTTTCGTCGATCGCTCGAGCAGGACAATCGCATGTGCCTCTGCAGCTTCATGGCGGCCGAATATGATGATCTGCCTGACGCCGTGAAAACCGAGGTGCAGGCTTTCGCCGATGTCAACGTGGCTTGGCTGACCAGGATGCTCGCCGCGGCTTCAGTTCCCGCCAGCAAGCGTGAAGCAAGGGCGCGCGCGATCTACGCGGCCGTTGCCGGCGCGCAACTGATGGCGCGGAGCCGTGCGGACCTGAAACTCTTCGATGCGCTGATCGAAAGCTTTCGCGGATCAGGCTTGATCCCGGCTTGAGAGCGGATCTGCTGTCCAAATGCGTATGGCGGAAGGAGAGGAACTGGGATCGAACATTAGATCTTTTCACTATGAAATGTGGATTGACCGACAGCACGTCGCAGCAATTCTGCAGCAGATTTGGCTTCGTCGCCGGCCCAGGCGACAAACTGGTCCGGCCGCACCAGGATCAGGCGCGATTGATATTTCCACCGCCCATCGCTCGCGGAATCCCTGATCAGCTTGAGAGGAATTCGGAGGTCGGAAGCGGCCGCTTCGAAAGCCGATGCTACGTCGTCCGTCCCGAGATCGATCAGCGTGAAGCCGTCGCCCAGTTCTTCGAAGACGTTCATGCCCGAAGATAAAGGCTGTGGAGTCAGATGATGCCCGGCGCGCGCCGCATAGATGTGGGATCCGATGGCGCTGCTCGTGGCCCCGGCGGGGCCCGACACGATGGGCGAGCCCGCATAGTGCGGCTCAAACGCGTTCACCTCAGCTCGCGCACCGGTCTGCCGCTCGCGCCACGCCGCCTCGAAGTCGGCGCGGTCGCGCCCCGGATCGTGCTTGCGGAGGAAGTCGCGGTCGCTGAGGATCGACTTCTCGATGAAATCGCGCGCTGTGGAGGCGAACACTGGCCGCCGTTCCGCACCGTAACTGTCGAGCAGACCGGGACCACCCCAGCCTTGCAGCGTTGCCGCAAGCTTCCAGGATAGATTGACCGCATCTTCCAGGCCGCTATTGACGCCGTAGCCGCCATAGGGCGGATGACTATGCGCTGCGTCACCGGCAATGAAGACGCGCTCTGCGCGATAGTCGTCGGCGAGCGCGAAGCGAAGGTCCCAGAAGCCGATATGTTCGAACGCGACGTCGAACTCGGCACCCGCCGCTTCGTGCAGCAGTCGGCGGAAATCAAAGTTGTCACGCCTCGTGGTCGCGGACACAGGGGCATGGAAGAACCACGTCGTGCCAAGATCGACGCGTCCGAAGAACTTCCAGTAGCCGTCCAACTCCGGATCCAGCACGCAGTAGAATGATTTTCCGGGATAGCGCTCCAGCAGACGATGGAGGCCGGTGGAACGGAACACCAGGAGCACCATCAAGCGATCATGGTCGGATCGGGTCTGGTTGATGCCGGCGAGTTCGCGCACAGTCGAGCGGCTGCCATCGCATCCCACGACATAGGCGGCGCGCAGGATTCGACCTTCTCCGTCGCGATGAATGACGCCGACGCTTACGCCGTCCTCGTCCTGACGTATCCCCTCGCAGGTCCAGCCGTAGAGAGTTTCGATCGCTGGGATCTGCGCCGCTCTCCGTCGTAGTACGGCTTCAGTCGCGTATTGCGGCAGCCGCTCGTTGTCGGTGAAATAGAAGGGACGAACCAACTCGCGCTGCAGCCAATCGTAGGCGTAACCGCTGAGCAATGTGCCGTAGCATGTCATGCCGCCGATGCCGTAATCCCGCGGGATGGTGCGTGCGGCGCGCAATTCGTCCTCCGCTCCCCAGAAATAGAAGTGCTCGAGGGTGCGCTGCGTCAGGTTTTGTCCCTTCGGAATCGGCAGCAGCTCAGCGTGGCGTTCCACCACAATGGAGCGGACGCCTCGCAAGCCAAGATCGATTGCAAGTCCGATGCCGACCGGCCCACCGCCGACGATGACGACGGGAGCCTCCATTTGAGCCGAGTTGGCCATCCCTCACACCCTTTCTCGCGGAACGCGTCTCACCCTTCGATTTCTGTGCAAGTTCTGATGTCGATCACACTCGATCTCTTTCAAATGCGTGCCGCAAAGGCTCGTCGCGATACAGGCTCAGAGCCGTACGAACCATCGCGAGATGAGAAAATGCCTGGGGGAAGTTGCCAACCTGCAACCCGGCTCTGGTGTCATATTCTTCGCTGAAAAGGCCGAGGTCGTTACGCAGAGCGAGTAAACGGTCAAGCAGCGCGTTTGCTTTTGCGATCCGACCTTGCATTTGGTACACGTCGGCAAGCCAGAAACTGCATGCTAGAAAAGCTCCCTCTCCAGCGGGGAGCCCATCCACGCCATTCTCGGTTCTGTAGCGCAACACCAACCCGTCCGAAACCAGCTCACGTTCAACCGCGGCCACTGTTCGAGCAATGCGAGGATCATTAATTGGCAAAAATCCTACAGCCGGCATCAGTAGCAGGCTGGCATCCAATTCATAACTATCGAAGCTTTGCGTGAAGGCCCGTCGCCCAGTGTTATACCCCCTCGCACATACGGTGCGATGAATCTCATCGCGGATTGCGCGCCACCGATCAATCGGCGCCTCATAACCGTATTTCTCCGCGTCCTTAATGCCACGATCAAACGCGACCCACGCCATGACCTTCGAGTGAGTAAAATGTCGCCTTCCACCCCGCACTTCCCAAATACCGTCGTCAGGCTCTTTCCAAATTCTTTCCAGGTGGTCTAGTGCGACGCTTTGCAACGACCGCCCCGCGACGAATGGAGCTAGGCCGCTTTTCCGAGCTACATGCAGCGCATCCGCTATTTCCCCCCAGACATCAAGTTGCAGCTGGTCCGATGCCGCGTTGCCAATCCGGACGGGAGACGATCCTCGATAGCCCGGAAGCCAAGCGACCTCCCACTCATTCAGTCGACGTTCGCCGCTTAAACCGTACATGATTTGAAAATCATGAGGACTGCCCGCCACTGCACGCTGAAACCAGTGGCGCCAAGCTACAGCTTCCTCGTAGTAACCTGCGCCCATCAGGGCGATCAGTGAGAGCGTCGCATCGCGGACCCAACAATAGCGATAGTCCCAGTTGCGCGAGGCGCCAACTTGCTCGGGCAATGAGGTCGTTGGTGCGGCGACAATTCCGCCCGTCTCGACAAAAGTTAGCGCCTTCAGCGTCAGCAGAGAACGCATTACCGCTTCGCGGCGATGTCCGTAATAAGTGCAACGTGCGGACCACTTCTGCCAGAAAACTTCGGTCTCGTTGAACGCAAGATCAGCATCCATGGCGGCGGGCGGTGGCCGATGCGATGGACTGTAGGTGAGGACAAACGGTATCCTATCGCCGCTGGAAATCGTGAAATCGGCGGTGGTCGAAAGGTCTTCTCCTTTCAAATTGACGGGTGTTCGCAGCGCAACAAGGTTTGGGCCAGCAATGGCGACGAGGCCTCCCTTGTCGGGTAGCTGGGAGACCCAGGGGACAGCCGAGCCATAGTCGAAGCGAAACGTGAGCTCCATGCGAACCAGCGGGTGGCCCGATCGTCCCTCGACGATGCGGATGATCGAAGAAGCGGACTGATTCATCGGCATGAAATCGATGACAGCAAAGGACCCGTTCCGAACTGTAAAAATCGTCTCCAGTATCATGGTATCGCCACGATAGGACCGCGAGGTCTTGTACGACAGGTCAGAAGGCGCGATCGACCATCGACCGTGAGTTCGGTTTCCCAACAACGCGGCGAAGCACGCTGCGCTATCGAAACGAGGCCAGCACAGCCAATCAATGGAGCCATTTCTGCCAATCAGAGCCGCCGTCGTACAGTCACCGATAAGTCCGTAGTCTTCAATCCGCAAAGGACCATCAAATCGTTTCTCGAATCGACTGGAGGCATCCATCTTTTCACCATGGGTCGGTTCGCGGAATCAGCGCCTACCCGCGTTCAACGAACTAAGATCATCCATGAATTTGTTCGATACCTTAGTCGTCTTGGCTCTTGAGATGGCGATCACCATGCCGCTCCACGGTCGCGAAAAGACGGGACGTCGCCCCCCGCTCGAAAAGACAAGCTTCAATAACGACTTGCCTCATACCGTCTAAAGCTTGACCGCATCAGCCTGTCGTTAGGATAATGCAGCTAAGCGACCAGCCTCACCATTCAATGTATGTTTTGTCGGCCACATACATTGGTATGAGACTCGCGCTTGCGTTTCGGCTGTGAGGACGAATGCTCAGAGATCAGCCACCTCAGCCTCCAAGAGCAAATGCCCCAACCTTCGATAGCGTTCGGCATTTCGTCTCCCTGACTTTAGTGACCTCCACAATCTGTGCCTGGGTTCCAACGCCGGGTCGGCGCGGTCGGTACCGTGGAGATCATCCAACACGACCGATTCCTAGAACCGGGCATTATTCCTTCGTTTAATTATTGAGCACCCAAAGCGGGGTAGCAATTCCGAGGAGGCGGCACCAAGATGAAGACGCAACAAGACAGGTCATGCCGCCATGACAAACGCTGACCGCACATCCGAAGCATCCGGTGTTCACTCTCGTAAAATGGATCGCAGCCCCCGAAGAGGGACTTACGGCCAACGATATCGTGTAGAGCCTGGAACTGGTATGGTACGGTGATGGCACCCGACGAGAGGCCGTTAGTGCATGTGGTTGACGATGACGCGTCAATGCGCGACGCGCTCGAGAGTTTGCTTGAGTCATTAAAGCTAGAGACCCGAACGTACGCGACGGCACGCGACTTCCTTGCCTCGACACTCACAGACAGGCCGGGATGCATCGTCCTGGACATTCGCCTGCCCGACATGAATGGGCTGGATTTTCATGCTCGGCTAATCGATCTGGGTGTGTTGCTGCCGGTCATAATAATGACGGGACACGGCACCATTCCCATGACGGTGCGTGCAATGAAGCACGGCGCAGTGGATTTTCTACCAAAACCCTTCCAGGACCAGGACATGATAGATGCCGTCCTCGGCGCCATCGAGCGTGATCGACAGCGACGTCCCGTCCAGGATAAGGCCTCGCAGATACAGCAAAGGTTCGGAACGCTTACTCCTCGCGAGCAGGAGGTGATGCTGCTGGTGGCGGAGGGTAAGATGAACAAGCAGATCGCCGGAGATCTCGGGATCCGGGAGATTACCGTAAAAATTCATCGGGGCGTTGCAATGCGCAAGATGGCCGCGCACAGCCTGGCTGACCTCGTTCGGATGACCGAAGTGCTCAAATCCAAGGGGCGATCATAACAATCCGGAAGAAGGATGAGGTGAGTGTCAAGAGAGCTCTCAATCGCAGTCATCGATGATGACGACTCGTTCCGCACGGCGCTCCTTGAGTCGCTTGATTCGCTGGGATACCGCGCCCGTGGCTTCCCGTCTGCGGAAGAGTTTCTTGCCGAGGGGCTCGGATCGTGCGACTGCGTCATCACCGATATTCAGATGCCCGGTATGAGCGGGCTCGACCTAAAACGGTTGCTTGCGGCTCGTGGCTCGACGATGCCACTTATCATGATCACCGCGCGCGCGGACCCGGACCTGGAAGCTAAAGCCATAGCCAGCGGCGCTGTCGGCTTTCTCAGAAAGCCATTCGCAACGGATGTTCTGATCGGCTGTCTCGACAACACGCCAAATTTCTGACCCGTAAGCGGCACCTGCAGCGCCAATCGATACCCACGCCGCCTCTAGCTGGATGAGAGTGCGCCGAACCTTCACTCCAAAACTAATTGGTCCAAGCTGGCGGCTGCTGCCTTCAGGAACCTCACAGCAGCATCTTATACGTTGAGATGATAGATTTCCCCCGAAGGTGGAATAGCGGTGTGGCAACCGGATCTGGATGATTGCGTCATATTTCCAAGATCGAAAAATGACGATGTCCAGCCGCTACGACTTCCCCACGTTCGCATCGCGTGCTTGGAAGCGCATCAAGCCCGGGCTCGTTCATGGGCTGACCATGACGGCCTCGGTGTTCCTGGCGCTGTACATCGCTTTCGAGTTGCAGATCGACGATCCGTCCTGGGCTGGCGTATCCGCAGGTCATACCATCCTTCCCGCTCTTGGGTCTTCGCTGAATAAGGCACTCTATCGGGTCATAGGCACGGTGATCGGAGCCGCCGCAACGGTCGTGTTAACTGCCATGTTTCCTCAAAGCCGCTTGGGCTTTCTGACGGGCGTGGTGGTGTGGGTCTCAGCATGCGGCTTTATTGCAGTATTCTTCAAGAACTTCAGGGCCTACGCGGCGATGCTGGCCGGATATACGATGGCGATCATCGCCTCGGACACCGTTGGCACACCCGATAAGGTATTTGAGGTTGCGATCGCTCGTTCGGCCGCGATCATCATCGGAGTTCTCTGCGCCACCCTCGTTCAAGGACTGAGCGACTTTGGCAGCGCGCGCCACAAGTTGACGGACGGATTTGCAGAGATCGTCGCCGACATCCAAAAGACTTTCGTCGGCTGGGTCGCAAATCCCAGAACTGGCACAGCAACGAAAGCATTGCAAAGTGTCATCAAGCGCATTGCTGCGCTTGACACTGTTCTGGACGATGCAGTTGGTGAATCTTCCGAGCTGCGCCGGCGGTCCGCCATCCTGCATCAGGCGACGGTGGCGATGTTCGGCGCGGTATCCTCATGGTGCACCCTTGAGGCGTACTTGGCGCGTGGATCGGCCGGGGAGATGCGCGCAACGTTGAACGCCGTCCAAATTGTCGTAGCACCCACGCCAGCCGGGCGCACCTGGGCCGATTTGCGGGACGATTGGGCCAAGCGCGCGATGGAACTCGGGCAGTTACCGTCACGCGACATTTCCGTGAGAGTTGTCGCGGACGCCGCCGGCGAGGTCGCTTTGCGCTTGAGCGATGCGGCAAATGGCCTGGTCTTGCTGACCGATCCCGCGCGGGCGATCGCATCCCGACAACAAGTCTGCCAGCCTATTGCGCAGGTCGGACCCGCTTTTATCAACGCGCTGCGGGTAGCAGCCTCAACCAGCGCCGCCGTCCTGCTTTGGATCGCGACAGCCTGGCCGAACGGACTATCCGCCATCACGTTTGCAGCTCTTATTCCGCTGCGGATGTCTGGGCGCCCGCCACAGGTGGCCTCGGGCTTCTTTTTCGGTTCGATCCTGGCTGCCGTCGCCGCGGCGATCGTACAATTCGCAGTGCTCCCGAACCACGACTCGTTCCTCGCGCTTACCATCCTTGCGGGGGCCGTCCTGACAATCTTTGCGGCGATGTCGCAGATCAGCGATTCCTGGGGGATCTTTAGACCCGCAGCTGTTATGTATCTACCTCTGCTGTCACTGAGCAACGAGCTCAGCGTCGACACGATCGCTTTCATCAACAACGCGGTTGGCATCCTAGCTGGATGCGCATTCGGAGCGCTAGCCTTCCGTCTTCTCCCGAATATCGATGCCGCAACTCAGTCGCTGCGATTGCGTGAACTTATGTGGCGCGATCTGCGCACCCTCGCTGCACACGCGCAGGACACCCATTCTCTGAACCGATGGCGAGAAGTGACCTTCGCTCGGTTGCTTGCCTTGCCAGCATCGGCGACAGCGGCAAGCTTCGAGCACATTCACATGATCTACGAGGTTGGCTTCTGCATCGGCCAGATTGGACGTTGGGGTAAACCACGTCAGATCACGTCAATAGCTAACGCGATCGTTGCCCTAATCCGTGGCGAGATCACCTTGGCTCGTCAGATGTTGCGAGGCCTCGACGATACCCGAGTGTTCAATCCAACGGACCAGGCCGCACTGCGCACACAAGGAGCCATCCGCGGCCTGCGGCAACGCATCGAGGCCCATGCGGCTGCGCCGATCGGCAGGGGCCTCTCGTGAATTTCGTAGAACTTAATGTCTATGGCGTCTTGATATCGCCCCTGGCCGCGATCATGACGGTCGCTTTTCTGGTTCTCATCCTGCTGAGACGGTTCATCGCTGCGACGGGTTTGTCGCGTCACATCTGGCATCCCGCGCTCTTCGATGTGTCGCTCTATCTGATCATCTTGTCGTCCTTGGTTATGGCAACGTGGTGATGGCATGGCAGCTGAGGTGAGAAATTATGCCTACTGACGTGTTCGACGAGAAGTTCGAGGGCCCGCACGATGCCCGCGCAAAGAAGGCGGAGCCATCTTCAGTCGCTACCGAGGTGGCCGATGGTCCGGAAACCTCCCAGGACCTGAGCGCAGTCTTGCCATCACGGCCGCGCATCCGGTGGCTCGCCGTGCTGACAACGATCGGAATCGCGATAGTTGCCAGCTACGCGACTTACATCGCCTGGCAGAACTTTATGGGTACCCCTTGGACCCGCGATGCGACGGTACGCGTCTACGTGGTCTCGATGGCGAGCGAAGTCTCCGGTCGCGTTGTCTCGCTGCCAGTGAAGGACAATCAGTTCGTTCGTGCTGGCGATTTGCTGATGAAAATTGATCCGCGCGACTACAAGATCGCCGTCGATCTGGCGCAGGCAAAGGTTGATCAGGCGAGTGCTGATCTTGAGAACAAGAAGATCTTGGCCGCGCGACGCCTTCAGTTAAGTACCCTTGCGGTCTCTCGCGAGGAGCAAGGCACCTTTGTCACGAGCGCGAAGATGGCCGAAGCAGCGCTCCAGCAAGATCGAGCGGACCTCGATCGTGCCCTAACCAATTTGCAGCGAATCGAAATACGGTCCCCTGTAAACGGCTGGGTCACGAATCTGCAAACTCGCGTCGGCGACTATGCCGACAAGGGGCAAAGAAGCCTCTCAATCGTGGACGCAGGCTCGTTTTGGATAGACGGCTATTTTGAGGAGACGCAAGTTGGTCAAATCAAGGTAGGTGATCCGGTCAAAGCCAAGTTAATGGGCTATGACGAGGTCATTGGCGGCCATGTTGAGAGTGTCGCGCACGGCATCAATATCAACAATGCGCAACCAGATTCCGTTGGCCTCGCGCAGGTCGACCCAATCTTTACCTGGGTTCGCCTAGCGCAGCGCGTTCCTGTTCGCGTAGCGCTGGACCAGGTGCCAGCCGACATCCGACTGGTGGCGGGAATGACGGCGACCCTCCAGGTTGAGACACTGGCGGGCTGCAAGCCGACCTTCCTCAGGTTTCTACACATCTCGTGCCGCTCAATGGCCGGGAATATCAACCGCTGGCATCTGTAACCCGAGATGGATAACCCATATGGCATTCCTTACAGTCGCGTTCTTCTCCGTGGTGGCCAACAGTGCGGCTCTGTCCGGTTATCCGACTCAAGTCATTGACGGGCTGACACCGAATCCGACTGCTCCCGTCACCTGCGCGCTGACCAAGCATCGCCAACCAATCAAGGGTAATCTCGCCGCGCCGGCACGTGAGGGGACGGCGGGGGCAGATACGCGGGATTCGAGAATCGATACGGAAATTGATGCCATCGATAAGGAGATTACGACGGAGAACAAGGAACTCGATCGAAAAATGAACAGCATCTGTCGTGGGTGCTGACCGTGGCAAAGAGGCCGGAGGACCGTCTGTCCGAACAAGGCGCCGCAGTGAAAATGCCTGGCAGTTATTCAATACCGTCAGCCAGGATGAGATGTCCCACAAGAGGTCACATCGAACGCATTAGCGACAGGCAGGTCAAAAGTGAACCGGGCTCCGCCCAAACCGGAACCGTTTTCCGCTCGAATGCAACCGCCATGTGCCTCTATAATGGACCGGGAGATCGACAAACCCAATCCCATGCCAGTGTCCTTGGTCGTGAAGAACGTATCAAAAAGACGGGGTATGCGAGTCGGATCGATTCCTGGACCGCTGTCCTCGACAATGCAGCACACCGTTTCATGATCGAGCTGCACGGTTCGAATAAGAATGCAGCGGCGCTCTACCCCGGACTGCGCCATCGCCTGCACCGCGTTAATGGCCAGGTTCAAGACCACCTGCTGGAGCTGGGTACGGTCGCCTAATACGCGAGGGGGTGCGAGTGCCAGATCAAGAGAAACAGAGGTACTCTTGGCCTGTAACTCATGGCGGAGAAAAACCATAGAGTCCTCGACAATATCGTTGAGCGACAGCATGGCATGCTTGGATGCTTGCCGGGTTCCCATAGCTCGAATGCCGTCAACGATATCGACAGCCCGCCGCGCGTCGGCAACCATGCGCCTGGTAAGTTTCTCGGCCTTCTCGACTACAGGTTCGGGGCGAGCCAACGACCGTAAGCCAGTCTCGCCATTCGTAATGATGGCGGCAAGCGGCTGCTTTATTTCGTGCGCAATCGTAGCACTGATTTCTCCCAGAATAGCCACGCGGCTGGCATGAGCCAGAGCAGCCTGCGCGGAATCCAAAGCCTCTTGCGACGTCCTGACCTCCGTTTTATCGATGAGTGCGCCAACGATTTCATCGTTGCCCGATTCAAATCTCACGCGATGCGCGATAATACGCAAATATTTGGTTTTCCCGTCCGGCATCAGTAACTGGAGTTCAGAGTCGAGATTGTTCGCGCCTTGAGCGATGCTCTCGATTTGACGTCGCGCAAGTGCCCGATCATCAGGATGGACGCGAGCAATGAGTGCGTCGAACGAGGGCTTGGTCCCCCGGTCGAAGCCCAGAATTTTATAGGTCTCGTCCGACCAGAAGGGATGGCCACCGACGACCTCCCAGGCAAAGCTGCCCGTCAGGCTAAGCCTCTGTGTCTCGGCCAAGTACGCGCTGCTACGTTGCAGGGCGCTTTCAGCCTGCTTCCGGGCCTGGACGTCGGTATTCGTTCCGTACCATGCAACGATGGCGCCGCTCTCATCCCGTAACGCTTCGGTGCGAAACAGGAACCAGCGATATGCTCCGTCGAAGCGCCTCATGCGGGCCTCAACCTCGGAGGGGGTCTCAGTCGCCAGCATTTTCAGCCAGGCATCACGCAGCGCCGGGCGATCAGAGGGGTGAATGGCGGCCTGCCAGTCCCAGCCCAGCGCCTGCTCCTGGGAAAAGCCTGTGTAGTCGAGCCAACGCTTGTTCAGATATTCCACAAAACCATCCGTTCGGCTTCTCCAAGCCAGCGTCGGGATGGAGTCGAGAGTCAGCCGAAGTTCTCGCTCGGCCTTGGCGAGCTGCGTCCTGCTTTCCCGCAACGCTTGCTCGGCTTGCTTTCGATCTTCAATATCATAGCCGACTGCGTGCCACTTGATCACGTCTCCCCGCTCGTTGCGCAAGGGTACGCGAGAAACCCAATGCCATCGGTACTCTCCGTCGACCCTTCTTAGCCGCTCCTCCCGCACATCAGGCGCTCCAGTCTCGAGACAGGCGCGCCATATGCTATCGCCGACTGCCTCATTATCGGGACGCAGAAAGCCCGACGTGTTCATCCCGCGGGCCTTTTCCTGGAAGATCCCGGTATAGCGCTGCCAAGCCTCGTTGGCGAAATCACGCTCCCCGTTCGGCCAGCAAC
Protein-coding regions in this window:
- a CDS encoding FAD-dependent monooxygenase yields the protein MANSAQMEAPVVIVGGGPVGIGLAIDLGLRGVRSIVVERHAELLPIPKGQNLTQRTLEHFYFWGAEDELRAARTIPRDYGIGGMTCYGTLLSGYAYDWLQRELVRPFYFTDNERLPQYATEAVLRRRAAQIPAIETLYGWTCEGIRQDEDGVSVGVIHRDGEGRILRAAYVVGCDGSRSTVRELAGINQTRSDHDRLMVLLVFRSTGLHRLLERYPGKSFYCVLDPELDGYWKFFGRVDLGTTWFFHAPVSATTRRDNFDFRRLLHEAAGAEFDVAFEHIGFWDLRFALADDYRAERVFIAGDAAHSHPPYGGYGVNSGLEDAVNLSWKLAATLQGWGGPGLLDSYGAERRPVFASTARDFIEKSILSDRDFLRKHDPGRDRADFEAAWRERQTGARAEVNAFEPHYAGSPIVSGPAGATSSAIGSHIYAARAGHHLTPQPLSSGMNVFEELGDGFTLIDLGTDDVASAFEAAASDLRIPLKLIRDSASDGRWKYQSRLILVRPDQFVAWAGDEAKSAAELLRRAVGQSTFHSEKI
- a CDS encoding response regulator transcription factor — its product is MSRELSIAVIDDDDSFRTALLESLDSLGYRARGFPSAEEFLAEGLGSCDCVITDIQMPGMSGLDLKRLLAARGSTMPLIMITARADPDLEAKAIASGAVGFLRKPFATDVLIGCLDNTPNF
- a CDS encoding response regulator transcription factor, with product MAPDERPLVHVVDDDASMRDALESLLESLKLETRTYATARDFLASTLTDRPGCIVLDIRLPDMNGLDFHARLIDLGVLLPVIIMTGHGTIPMTVRAMKHGAVDFLPKPFQDQDMIDAVLGAIERDRQRRPVQDKASQIQQRFGTLTPREQEVMLLVAEGKMNKQIAGDLGIREITVKIHRGVAMRKMAAHSLADLVRMTEVLKSKGRS
- a CDS encoding amidase, with protein sequence MTDDIVRMDATRISQLIARRELSPVEVMRAHLDRIAAVNPKLNAIVTLADGAMEGAERAEAAVRSGAQLGPLHGVPFTVKDGIDTAGVLTQRGSPIFRGRVPETDATVVARLKAAGAILIAKTNPPEFSYSIETDNLLTGQTNNPWNLDYTPGGSSGGESAAIAAGMSPLGVGSDLSISLRGPAAHTGIVGFKATHGRMPMTGHWPRVPRRFWHIGPMARSVRDVALAYSLMAGPDGADGFSISSPGLDTGVGTKSTRQLRVGWMASPGFFGPIDPEVVATVKAAAQALSSAGYHVEQVRLPVVEQTDANSVLWQLQQMESQPEFEKVTAGHEVEIFRHARLVLDAPDTPIADFVAAEQAIERLRDSFAEYFRRYDVLLCPVTPFPATRHGLNDVVVDGVTVSPFHVMSATSPFSLTGMPALSMRFGTSRDGLPIGVQVVSSWLAESTVLKVASLLEEVSPVRDLHPTI
- a CDS encoding glycoside hydrolase family 15 protein, with translation MDASSRFEKRFDGPLRIEDYGLIGDCTTAALIGRNGSIDWLCWPRFDSAACFAALLGNRTHGRWSIAPSDLSYKTSRSYRGDTMILETIFTVRNGSFAVIDFMPMNQSASSIIRIVEGRSGHPLVRMELTFRFDYGSAVPWVSQLPDKGGLVAIAGPNLVALRTPVNLKGEDLSTTADFTISSGDRIPFVLTYSPSHRPPPAAMDADLAFNETEVFWQKWSARCTYYGHRREAVMRSLLTLKALTFVETGGIVAAPTTSLPEQVGASRNWDYRYCWVRDATLSLIALMGAGYYEEAVAWRHWFQRAVAGSPHDFQIMYGLSGERRLNEWEVAWLPGYRGSSPVRIGNAASDQLQLDVWGEIADALHVARKSGLAPFVAGRSLQSVALDHLERIWKEPDDGIWEVRGGRRHFTHSKVMAWVAFDRGIKDAEKYGYEAPIDRWRAIRDEIHRTVCARGYNTGRRAFTQSFDSYELDASLLLMPAVGFLPINDPRIARTVAAVERELVSDGLVLRYRTENGVDGLPAGEGAFLACSFWLADVYQMQGRIAKANALLDRLLALRNDLGLFSEEYDTRAGLQVGNFPQAFSHLAMVRTALSLYRDEPLRHAFERDRV
- a CDS encoding TetR/AcrR family transcriptional regulator, whose protein sequence is MSDNAKEAILAAARRTAQAHGYGGLNFRDIGAEVGIKAASIYHHFPGKAELGAAVARRYWEDTAANLEALSKADGNPKKALRAYPGLFRRSLEQDNRMCLCSFMAAEYDDLPDAVKTEVQAFADVNVAWLTRMLAAASVPASKREARARAIYAAVAGAQLMARSRADLKLFDALIESFRGSGLIPA